The following proteins come from a genomic window of Pyxidicoccus sp. MSG2:
- a CDS encoding ExbD/TolR family protein, protein MAGSAQDNDEEITGINVTPLVDIVLVLLIIFMVTANFIVRETVEVDLPRAANGGETVQGLVNVVLDKEGKLFFDGAEVSEADLSVKVAEQVAKDKDTRAIISADQSIPYGRVMKLIDVVKGQGIAKFALNIEKDVAPTAPRG, encoded by the coding sequence ATGGCCGGGAGCGCGCAGGACAACGACGAGGAAATCACCGGCATCAACGTCACGCCGCTGGTGGACATCGTGCTGGTGCTGCTCATCATCTTCATGGTGACGGCCAACTTCATCGTCCGCGAGACGGTGGAAGTCGACCTGCCCCGCGCGGCCAACGGCGGCGAGACGGTGCAGGGCCTGGTCAACGTGGTGCTCGACAAGGAGGGCAAGCTCTTCTTCGACGGCGCCGAGGTCAGCGAGGCGGACCTGTCCGTGAAGGTGGCCGAGCAGGTGGCGAAGGACAAGGACACCCGCGCCATCATCAGCGCCGACCAGTCCATTCCCTACGGCCGCGTGATGAAGCTCATCGACGTGGTGAAGGGCCAGGGCATCGCGAAGTTCGCGCTCAACATCGAAAAGGACGTCGCGCCCACCGCGCCGCGGGGCTGA
- a CDS encoding YARHG domain-containing protein has translation MLALSLAAPSALASSCLCEVDLYPRVLLGRATPEELSKCEEGRPSKVDALSCMRGLSYKNVKQGDQAPESFRLGVDALVAVSKDKTLSKGAINLLLGSQSYADGPVRAKVRPVMVSAGRAPLWDTLVKATEGDAAAFTRALYAYCEHYTVISELALEDVTLDQLWPLPPGLKPADARKRLSCPYGQNLLLAAAIRSLEGKLPADALVLLSPAQLRLLRNAVYARRGRVFQARDLQDFFSQEPWYQPDPAYTDARLTPEDQQHLDLIQAAETKAGKKG, from the coding sequence GTGCTCGCTTTGTCGCTCGCCGCCCCCAGCGCCCTCGCGAGCAGCTGTCTGTGCGAGGTCGACCTGTACCCCCGGGTGCTGCTGGGCAGGGCCACGCCGGAGGAACTCTCGAAGTGTGAGGAGGGCCGTCCCAGCAAGGTCGACGCGCTCAGCTGCATGCGGGGTCTCTCGTACAAGAACGTGAAGCAGGGCGACCAGGCGCCGGAGTCCTTCCGCCTGGGCGTGGACGCGCTGGTGGCCGTGTCGAAGGACAAGACGCTGTCCAAGGGAGCCATCAACCTGCTGCTCGGCTCGCAGTCCTACGCGGACGGCCCGGTGCGCGCGAAGGTCCGCCCCGTCATGGTGTCCGCGGGCCGCGCGCCGCTGTGGGACACGCTGGTGAAGGCGACGGAGGGAGACGCCGCTGCCTTCACCCGGGCGCTCTACGCGTACTGCGAGCACTACACCGTCATCTCCGAGCTGGCCCTGGAGGACGTGACGTTGGACCAGCTCTGGCCGCTGCCCCCGGGCTTGAAGCCCGCGGACGCGCGCAAGCGCCTGTCCTGTCCGTACGGGCAGAACCTCCTCCTCGCTGCCGCCATCCGCTCGCTGGAGGGGAAGCTGCCGGCGGATGCGCTCGTGTTGCTGTCCCCGGCGCAGCTGCGCCTGCTGCGCAACGCCGTGTATGCCCGCCGCGGCCGCGTCTTCCAGGCCAGGGACCTCCAGGACTTCTTCTCCCAGGAGCCCTGGTACCAGCCGGACCCCGCCTACACGGACGCACGTCTCACGCCGGAGGACCAGCAGCACCTGGACCTCATCCAGGCCGCGGAGACGAAGGCGGGAAAGAAGGGCTGA
- a CDS encoding energy transducer TonB produces the protein MSELVLDDRAWVAPRRGGNGLLVGFVVGSLALHGLALWVLHNRRVDRPVVQRPVELVMVEVQKPPPPVVKEEPKPEPPPPPKVRVRPPPVKVAEVPKPLPPPPLDAPPPPNETPPAAKPAPLVVGMSMSSTTSAGSFAAPVGNTLYGRTADKAKAPQEVKAYSAPKYTPIYQVDSEPTVASEVKIPYPDEARRAGIEGTVTLSITIDNEGRVVAAKILKGPGYGLDEAARDAIRRFRFKPAIKGGEAVSTEMKYSYTFLLD, from the coding sequence ATGAGTGAGCTGGTGCTCGACGACAGGGCGTGGGTGGCGCCGAGGCGCGGAGGCAACGGGCTGCTGGTGGGCTTCGTGGTCGGCTCGCTCGCGCTGCACGGGCTGGCACTGTGGGTGCTGCACAACCGCCGCGTGGACCGTCCGGTGGTGCAGCGGCCGGTGGAGCTGGTGATGGTGGAGGTGCAGAAGCCGCCGCCGCCCGTGGTGAAGGAGGAGCCAAAGCCCGAGCCGCCGCCTCCGCCGAAGGTGCGCGTGCGTCCTCCGCCGGTGAAGGTGGCCGAGGTGCCCAAGCCCCTGCCTCCTCCCCCGCTGGACGCGCCGCCCCCGCCCAACGAGACGCCCCCGGCCGCGAAGCCGGCGCCGCTGGTGGTGGGCATGTCCATGTCCTCCACCACGAGCGCGGGCAGCTTCGCCGCGCCGGTGGGCAACACCCTCTATGGCCGCACCGCCGACAAGGCGAAGGCGCCGCAGGAGGTGAAGGCGTACAGCGCGCCGAAGTACACGCCCATCTACCAGGTGGACTCCGAGCCCACCGTGGCCTCCGAGGTGAAGATTCCCTACCCCGACGAGGCGCGCCGCGCCGGCATCGAAGGCACGGTGACGCTGTCCATCACCATCGACAACGAGGGCCGGGTGGTGGCCGCGAAGATTCTCAAGGGGCCGGGCTACGGCCTGGATGAAGCGGCGAGAGACGCCATCCGGCGCTTCCGCTTCAAGCCCGCCATCAAGGGCGGCGAGGCGGTCTCCACGGAGATGAAGTACTCCTACACCTTTCTTCTCGACTGA
- a CDS encoding MotA/TolQ/ExbB proton channel family protein, which translates to MSSIAVFAQAPENLGWLSSKLLGVTLSSAEWVLWVLVCLSVLSIAIMLERAVYFSRNRLSDSEGLAVRLARGELEAVRVAIQGKKGMEAAIIREGLASSSQGADTVEQVIASTMARERPQYERFLSFLGTLGNNAPFIGLFGTVLGIIKAFHDLGSMGAKGAAIQQTVMAGISEALVATAVGLAVAIPAVVAFNVFNRQLKTLTSRANALGHALVGSLRAEVR; encoded by the coding sequence ATGTCGTCCATCGCCGTCTTCGCCCAGGCGCCCGAAAACCTGGGCTGGCTCAGCAGCAAGCTGCTCGGGGTGACGCTCAGCTCCGCCGAGTGGGTGCTGTGGGTGCTGGTGTGCCTTTCGGTGCTTTCCATTGCCATCATGCTGGAGCGGGCGGTGTACTTCTCCCGCAACCGGCTGTCGGACTCGGAAGGCTTGGCGGTGCGCCTGGCGCGCGGCGAGCTGGAGGCGGTGCGCGTTGCCATCCAGGGCAAGAAGGGCATGGAGGCCGCCATCATCCGCGAGGGCCTCGCCTCTTCCTCGCAGGGCGCGGACACCGTGGAGCAGGTGATTGCCTCCACCATGGCGCGCGAGCGTCCCCAGTACGAGCGCTTCCTGTCCTTCCTCGGCACGCTGGGCAACAACGCGCCCTTCATCGGCCTGTTCGGCACGGTGCTCGGCATCATCAAGGCCTTCCACGATCTGGGCTCCATGGGGGCCAAGGGCGCGGCGATTCAGCAGACGGTGATGGCGGGCATCTCCGAGGCGCTCGTCGCCACGGCGGTGGGCCTGGCCGTCGCGATTCCGGCGGTGGTGGCCTTCAACGTCTTCAACCGCCAACTCAAGACGCTCACCAGCCGCGCCAATGCGCTGGGCCACGCGCTGGTGGGCAGCCTGCGCGCGGAGGTCCGCTAG
- a CDS encoding serine/threonine-protein kinase gives MSFLLYPSRERTVFQDGAPLLWQLGPYVALFQRPELGTTGALLARRVEEDGSEHGDVLIHQLPAGSARTQDAADVFHEEWRLATLLSHPNILRTLNTWLDTQEGAPRPLFFQLVTEYVPGETLSTVLAALDAKGTRLPMSVALALGAQVAHGLHAAHEATDAEGRPLGVLHRDVAPAHVLLAYDGGVKLSGFGIARTAVRLMSGPIFKHVGSQPPEAQRKGSGQVDRRADVYGLGVTLYEALTGVDPFRRPLDYDSLKAAMSGDAPPPSRHLPELSPMVDAVVMRAMAPKAEDRYATAAELARALEALRTTLTTVDAREELAAFLRELFGEERIRARTRVPTLEELRGRAAAAAALEALPPASEQEPEDAGTPAPGRGTRFVPHSRLMILYGGVLLLIVSAVLTRVAKTRESFVAEVAEVAHAGQVRAVSCLDGGGAERVPVQLTLDGQGRAEAKVAGPLAGTVAARCIEDAMTALPYPHKRGMPVTVEVAASGP, from the coding sequence TTGTCCTTCCTCCTCTATCCCTCTCGGGAGCGCACCGTCTTCCAGGATGGCGCCCCCCTGCTGTGGCAGCTCGGGCCCTACGTGGCGCTCTTCCAGCGGCCGGAGCTGGGGACCACGGGCGCGCTGCTCGCGCGGCGCGTGGAGGAGGACGGCAGCGAGCACGGTGACGTGCTCATCCACCAGCTCCCCGCCGGCTCCGCGCGCACCCAGGATGCGGCGGACGTCTTTCACGAGGAGTGGCGGCTGGCGACGCTCCTGTCGCATCCGAACATCCTCCGCACGCTCAACACGTGGCTCGACACGCAGGAGGGCGCGCCCCGGCCGCTGTTCTTCCAGCTCGTCACCGAGTACGTGCCGGGCGAGACGCTCTCCACCGTGCTCGCCGCGCTGGACGCGAAGGGCACACGCCTGCCCATGTCGGTGGCGCTGGCCCTGGGCGCGCAGGTGGCGCACGGGCTGCACGCCGCGCACGAGGCCACGGACGCGGAAGGCAGGCCGCTGGGGGTGCTGCACCGGGACGTGGCCCCCGCGCACGTGCTGCTCGCGTACGACGGCGGGGTGAAGTTGTCTGGCTTTGGCATTGCCCGCACCGCCGTGCGGCTGATGAGTGGCCCCATCTTCAAGCATGTGGGCTCGCAGCCACCGGAGGCGCAGCGCAAGGGCAGCGGGCAGGTGGACCGGCGCGCGGACGTGTACGGGCTGGGCGTGACGCTCTACGAGGCGCTCACCGGCGTGGACCCGTTCCGGCGCCCGCTGGACTACGACTCGCTGAAGGCGGCGATGAGCGGCGACGCGCCACCGCCGAGCAGACACCTTCCCGAGCTGTCGCCCATGGTGGACGCGGTGGTGATGCGCGCCATGGCACCCAAGGCCGAGGACCGCTACGCCACCGCCGCCGAGCTCGCCCGCGCGCTGGAGGCGCTGCGCACCACGCTGACGACGGTGGACGCGCGCGAGGAGCTGGCGGCGTTCCTGCGGGAGCTGTTCGGGGAGGAGCGGATTCGCGCTCGCACGCGGGTGCCGACGCTGGAGGAATTGCGCGGACGGGCCGCCGCGGCCGCCGCGCTGGAGGCCCTGCCCCCTGCTTCAGAGCAGGAGCCGGAGGACGCGGGGACGCCCGCTCCGGGCCGGGGGACGCGCTTCGTGCCGCACTCGCGGCTGATGATTCTCTACGGCGGCGTCCTGCTGCTCATCGTGTCCGCGGTGCTGACGCGGGTGGCGAAGACGCGCGAGTCCTTCGTCGCGGAGGTGGCGGAGGTCGCCCACGCGGGACAGGTGCGGGCGGTGTCGTGCCTGGACGGAGGCGGGGCCGAGCGCGTGCCGGTGCAGCTCACGCTCGACGGCCAGGGCCGCGCCGAGGCGAAGGTGGCGGGTCCGCTGGCGGGCACCGTGGCCGCGCGCTGCATCGAGGATGCGATGACGGCGCTCCCCTACCCCCACAAGCGCGGCATGCCGGTGACGGTGGAAGTGGCGGCCAGCGGGCCGTGA
- a CDS encoding effector-associated domain EAD1-containing protein, producing MELDGAEKDELLRVLTSAFPSLEELRRVVESARRQGLESLVSSGSARERIFELIHRAESEGWTRELVTGAYEAHPRHRRLLRFVQAYLSSVERSIPRVSLERLFGPGRMGGAPEAWRRRLAAIERRVCRVEPQVGAALGTGFLVSPNVVLTNFHVIENKLLESLRVRFDHKVLPGRTLLQSGTVYRVTKCLAHSRYSPADLMHPRPRDARTDELDYAFLQVEGLPGEAHVDGEQRGWLELPRAREPFLPGSLVLIVQHPEGRPMSVAVDEFLGVNASRTRVAYRPCTGPGSSGAPCFTRDLRLAALHHSGGPRMPSSLGHNEGIPTDTIRDSLSREVLDVLGWS from the coding sequence ATGGAGCTCGACGGCGCGGAAAAAGACGAGCTGTTGCGGGTGCTGACCAGTGCCTTCCCCTCGTTGGAGGAGCTGCGCCGCGTGGTGGAGTCCGCCCGGCGCCAGGGGCTGGAGTCGCTCGTGTCCTCCGGCAGCGCGCGTGAGCGCATCTTCGAGCTCATCCACCGGGCGGAATCGGAGGGGTGGACGCGGGAACTGGTGACGGGCGCGTACGAGGCCCATCCCCGCCACCGGCGGCTGTTGCGCTTCGTCCAGGCCTACCTCTCGTCCGTGGAGCGGAGCATTCCCCGCGTCAGCCTGGAGCGTCTCTTCGGCCCCGGGCGGATGGGCGGCGCGCCGGAGGCCTGGCGTCGGCGGCTGGCGGCGATTGAACGGCGGGTGTGCCGCGTGGAGCCCCAGGTGGGCGCGGCGCTGGGCACCGGCTTCCTCGTGTCGCCCAACGTCGTCCTCACCAACTTCCACGTCATCGAGAACAAGCTGCTGGAGTCGCTGCGCGTGCGCTTCGACCACAAGGTGCTGCCGGGCCGCACGCTGCTCCAGTCGGGCACGGTGTACCGGGTGACGAAGTGCCTGGCCCACAGCCGCTACAGCCCCGCGGACCTGATGCACCCCCGGCCCCGCGACGCCCGGACGGACGAGCTGGACTACGCCTTCCTCCAGGTGGAGGGCCTCCCGGGCGAGGCGCACGTGGACGGCGAGCAGCGCGGCTGGCTGGAGCTGCCCCGAGCGCGCGAGCCCTTCCTGCCCGGCAGCCTCGTGCTCATCGTCCAGCACCCGGAGGGCCGGCCGATGAGCGTGGCCGTGGACGAGTTCCTCGGCGTCAACGCGTCCCGCACGCGCGTGGCCTACCGCCCCTGCACGGGGCCGGGCTCCTCCGGCGCGCCGTGCTTCACGCGTGACTTGCGCCTGGCCGCGCTGCACCACAGCGGCGGCCCTCGCATGCCGTCCTCGCTGGGCCACAACGAGGGCATCCCCACCGACACCATCCGCGACAGCCTGTCCCGGGAGGTGCTGGACGTGCTCGGCTGGAGTTGA